A single region of the Acidimicrobiales bacterium genome encodes:
- a CDS encoding TetR/AcrR family transcriptional regulator encodes MSVTDPSIDGRTARAQRTRRAIVDALLALIEDGDLAPTAPRIAGRAGVSLRSIYQHFEDLEALFGAASTLYTERVLSMATPIDPNGPLVQRLQLFTRQRGRILEAMTPVRRAALLQEPFSVQLRESRRRMEALGRAEVARVFGSELDAVPGADRREVHAALEAASGWSAWEHLRTTGLSVDEVERVMHRTMCALLTTGSRP; translated from the coding sequence GTGTCCGTGACCGACCCATCCATCGACGGTCGCACGGCGCGCGCCCAACGCACCCGGCGGGCCATCGTGGACGCCTTGCTGGCTCTCATCGAAGACGGCGACTTGGCGCCCACGGCGCCGCGCATCGCCGGGCGCGCCGGCGTGTCACTGCGTTCGATCTACCAGCATTTCGAAGACCTCGAAGCGCTGTTCGGGGCGGCGTCGACGCTCTACACAGAGCGGGTCTTGTCGATGGCCACACCCATCGACCCGAACGGCCCGCTCGTCCAGCGCCTGCAGCTGTTCACGCGGCAGCGGGGGCGCATCCTCGAGGCCATGACCCCGGTGCGGCGGGCTGCGCTGCTGCAAGAGCCGTTCTCCGTCCAGCTGCGCGAGAGCAGGCGGCGCATGGAGGCGTTGGGCCGGGCGGAGGTGGCCCGGGTGTTCGGCTCGGAGCTCGATGCCGTGCCCGGGGCCGACCGCCGCGAGGTGCACGCCGCGCTGGAGGCGGCGTCGGGCTGGTCGGCGTGGGAGCACCTGCGCACGACCGGGCTGTCGGTAGACGAAGTAGAACGAGTGATGCACCGCACGATGTGTGCGCTGCTGACGACAGGGAGCAGGCCGTGA
- a CDS encoding alkyl sulfatase dimerization domain-containing protein produces the protein MGGSLLDLVDRLWDGRADIASHHPVTSIGELEAMADDIAFLPSFANVSAFRTGDGLVLVDTGSLPLAQVVHSSIRSWTPAPLHTAVYSHGHIDHVFGVPAFEEEAAANGWRPPHVVAHEALPHRFDRYVLTTGYNEIVNQRQFGLPNLRWPREYRYPDETYRDRHDLDVGGVRFELHHARGETDDHTWTWVPDQRVLCCGDLFIWASPNAGNPQKVQRYAKEWAVALREMAGLDAELLLPGHGLPIAGAERIRTALSETAELLEHLHDETVAMMNEGATLDDVVHTVRVPAHLADRPYLQPVYDEPEFVVRNVWRLYGGWYDGEPSRLKPAPDAALAAEVAALAGGAHRLAERAATLADQGDFRLACHVADLAAHAAPDDAAVHGVRGDIYERRMEDETSTMAKGIFRWAASQSRQRAGGTP, from the coding sequence ATGGGAGGCAGCCTGCTGGACCTGGTCGATCGGCTGTGGGACGGACGAGCCGACATCGCCTCCCACCACCCGGTCACCTCGATCGGCGAGTTGGAAGCGATGGCCGACGACATCGCCTTCTTGCCCTCCTTCGCCAATGTGTCGGCCTTTCGCACGGGCGACGGCCTCGTCCTCGTCGACACCGGCAGCCTCCCCTTGGCCCAGGTCGTCCATTCCTCCATCCGCTCGTGGACGCCCGCCCCGCTGCACACCGCCGTCTACTCCCACGGCCACATCGACCACGTCTTCGGCGTACCTGCCTTCGAGGAGGAGGCGGCGGCCAACGGCTGGCGCCCGCCTCACGTCGTGGCCCACGAAGCGCTGCCGCACCGCTTCGACCGCTACGTGCTGACCACGGGCTACAACGAGATCGTCAACCAGCGGCAGTTCGGCCTGCCCAACCTGCGCTGGCCCCGGGAGTACCGCTATCCCGACGAGACCTACCGCGACCGCCACGACCTCGACGTCGGCGGAGTGCGCTTCGAGTTGCACCACGCCCGGGGCGAGACCGACGACCACACGTGGACCTGGGTGCCCGACCAGCGCGTGCTGTGCTGTGGGGACCTGTTCATCTGGGCCTCGCCCAACGCAGGCAACCCCCAGAAGGTGCAGCGCTACGCCAAGGAGTGGGCCGTCGCCCTGCGGGAGATGGCCGGCCTCGACGCCGAGCTGCTGCTGCCCGGCCACGGCCTGCCCATCGCCGGGGCCGAACGCATCCGCACGGCGCTGAGCGAGACGGCAGAACTGCTCGAGCACCTGCACGACGAGACGGTGGCGATGATGAACGAGGGCGCCACCCTCGACGACGTCGTGCACACCGTCCGGGTGCCCGCCCACCTGGCCGACCGGCCGTACCTGCAGCCCGTCTACGACGAGCCCGAGTTCGTGGTGCGCAACGTGTGGCGCCTGTACGGCGGTTGGTACGACGGGGAGCCCTCGCGGCTCAAGCCCGCCCCCGACGCGGCGCTAGCAGCCGAGGTCGCCGCCCTGGCGGGCGGCGCCCACAGGCTGGCCGAACGGGCCGCAACACTGGCCGACCAAGGCGACTTCCGCCTGGCCTGCCACGTGGCCGACTTGGCAGCGCACGCCGCGCCCGACGACGCTGCCGTGCACGGGGTGCGGGGCGACATCTACGAACGCCGCATGGAGGACGAGACGTCCACCATGGCGAAAGGCATCTTCCGCTGGGCTGCATCGCAGTCCAGACAACGAGCAGGGGGAACACCGTGA